The genome window TCTCTAACCGGACTTATTAAATATTTACACCTATAAATTTTTTTATAAAGAAACCTATTCCAAAACTTAGCAGGGCTACGCCCAGACTGATTGCAGCCATTTCCAGAAAACGTTTCTTAAAGGAAAAATCTTTGGCAATAGAAATGTAATAATTAAAAATCAAGATAATAATCAGTGCAATGATCATAGTAACAACAAGGCACATCAAATAATTATCAATCAGAAAATAAGGGATAACCAATAATATAACGGTAATGATATAAGCTATTCCCGTGTAAACTGAAGAGGTTACAGCATGTTCTTCTTTCCCTTCAGCCTTAGTGGACAAATATTCTGAAGATGCCATAGACAGGGCAGCAGCCACACCGGTGATTAACCCGGCCAAACCAATCAGTCTGGAATTCTGCAGGGCGAAACTCAAACCGGCCAAGGTACCTGTCAGTTCGACAAGGGCATCATTCAAACCAAGTACAATGGAACCTACATAATTTAATTTCTTTTCCTCAATTAAAGCAATCAGCTCATTTTCATGTATTTCTTCATCTTCAATAATTTTTTGAACAGCAGGAATATACCCGGAAATTTGTTTATACCTGAGTTGAGCATTGGATTCGCCCTTTTCCATCAGTTTTATCCCGAACGTCAATCCCAATATCCTTGCTGTCCAATAATAAAACCAGATTTTTATTTTATTGGCTTTCATCTGTCGTTGGGTATACCCTTCCCAAAGATGGCCATGTCCCAGTTCTTCATGGGCAATTTTTAGCAAAAGATCCCTATTTGCTTTTTCCCTGGTTACCTTTGCCAAACGGGAATAAATTTCATATTCTGTCAGTTCGTTTTTTTGAAAAACGAGCAGTTGACTTTTTAAATTTTCACTTATTTCCTGAGGCATATTTATAAATTTATTACCACTTAATAAGATTAACCACCGTAACAAGAACAAGGGCTGCAGATGATATTGCAGAGGCCAGGCCCACAGCCTCCTGAGGAGACATTTTTTCCCTTTCAGCTTTCTTTGGAACAATAATCTCTGCCCCCGGTTCTATTTTGGGATACTTTTTAAAGAATACAAAATTCTTTGTACGATTAACAGATCCGTTGGCGTAAATCACATAAGATTTTGAACCTTTTGCATTTTCCATAAAACCTCCGGCATTGGAAATGTAATGGCGGAAACTGCGATTCTTATAATGAACAGCTGCAGGATGTAAAACAGCACCATTTACCTGAACTGTTTGCAATTCTTTAGGAATCACAAGCACATCCCCCTCCTGTATAATCAGATCATCGAAAGTATGCGGCTTACGAAGAAC of Bacteroidota bacterium contains these proteins:
- a CDS encoding VIT1/CCC1 transporter family protein, translated to MPQEISENLKSQLLVFQKNELTEYEIYSRLAKVTREKANRDLLLKIAHEELGHGHLWEGYTQRQMKANKIKIWFYYWTARILGLTFGIKLMEKGESNAQLRYKQISGYIPAVQKIIEDEEIHENELIALIEEKKLNYVGSIVLGLNDALVELTGTLAGLSFALQNSRLIGLAGLITGVAAALSMASSEYLSTKAEGKEEHAVTSSVYTGIAYIITVILLVIPYFLIDNYLMCLVVTMIIALIIILIFNYYISIAKDFSFKKRFLEMAAISLGVALLSFGIGFFIKKFIGVNI